A genome region from Trichoderma asperellum chromosome 7, complete sequence includes the following:
- a CDS encoding uncharacterized protein (TransMembrane:3 (o49-70i82-105o117-138i)~antiSMASH:Cluster_7.8), which produces MTNQGQKYEYEERPQSVSSNEPDLERLRTKGGHIDNRDQPSLPVVHRSFANPAPLGLLSFATGIFLLSMLGVHARGIVEKNILVGVFVFFGGVCQFISGIMEFVAGNTFGATVFPSYAALNLSFALIFIPGSGIIDGIPPI; this is translated from the exons ATGACCAACCAAGGCCAAAAGTACGAATATGAGGAGCGGCCCCAATCTGTGAGCTCAAATGAGCCGGACCTTGAAAGGCTACGAACCAAAGGCGGCCACATTGATAACCGCGATCAACCCTCGTTACCTGTTGTTCATCGAAGTTTCGCGAATCCTGCACCCTTGGgtcttttatcttttgcCACAGGAATTTTTCTGCTCTCAATGCTTGGTGTCCACGCACGCGGCATTGTAGAGAAGAATATACTAGTTGGagtatttgtattttttggTGGCGTATGCCAGTTTATTTCGGGAATTATGGAATTTGTTGCAGGAAACACG TTTGGAGCTACAGTCTTCCCATCATACGCGGCTTTGAACTTGAGCTTCGCATTGA TCTTTATTCCAGGATCAGGAATCATCGACGGTATTCCTCCCATCTAA
- a CDS encoding uncharacterized protein (TransMembrane:1 (i230-247o)~EggNog:ENOG41~antiSMASH:Cluster_7.8), with the protein MLDMRILTSFWSIDGGNSYIAQLEQRLQDIESSLQQLHSAQNDGRAILSNRGDHDTPANESLSTVEEHRSVLFPSTLGSHDAAELGEIDISENSIDGMGAMKFTNEEDCGFFGPSSNIAFMRYISRAILQAKSGNELADAVSPTDQRRRGIVNVSKSRPPSPGPTPGRADNLTRNAGVNIYALPSEERTWSLIQQYFLKTGQLLPFIHEPSFCKTYVQMKSERFRAVRRTWLGLLNIILAIAASLSAKDDIPVDKRIQESDIYYQRANGLCDRDSKRNASLEMVQYLLILGQYLQGTQKSVQAWTTHGLAISAAYQLGLHSPDANQGFSPLECEIRKRTWYGCILLDRTLSMTFGRPCTIPESYIKLDMPLSDMQMLGPSLEMEPCPQLDGAFFTAAM; encoded by the exons ATGCTTGATATGCGCATATTGACTTCTTTCTGGTCTATTGATGGCGGAAATAGTTACATCGCCCAGCTTGAACAGAGGCTGCAAGATATTGAAAGCTCCCTTCAGCAACTACATAGTGCCCAGAATGACGGGCGAGCTATACTGTCAAATCGCGGGGATCACGATACTCCTGCCAATGAATCGCTATCAACCGTCGAGGAGCACCGATCTGTGTTGTTTCCATCAACGCTGGGAAGCCATGACGCTGCTGAGCTGGGAGAGATTGACATCTCAGAGAATTCCATAGATGGCATGGGTGCCATGAAATTTACAAACGAAGAAGACTGCGGGTTTTTCG GTCCCTCGTCAAATATTGCGTTTATGCGCTACATATCTCGAGCTATATTACAAGCTAAATCAGGAAATGAATTAGCTGACGCCGTATCGCCAACGGACCAGAGACGCAGAGGAATAGTAAACGTGTCCAAATCCAGGCCCCCATCCCCTGGACCAACGCCAGGAAGGGCTGATAACTTAACGAGAAACGCGGGAGTAAACATATACGCATTACCATCAGAAGAGCGAACATGGAGCTTAATTCAGCAATATTTTCTTAAGACCGGACAGCTTTTGCCATTTATCCATGAGCCTTCTTTCTGTAAAACCTATGTCCAGATGAAAAGCGAGCGGTTTCGCGCTGTACGGCGGACTTGGCTCGGTCTGCTTAATATTATCCTTGCCATCGCAGCGAGTTTGTCAGCAAAAGACGACATACCTGTTGATAAAAGGATACAAGAGTCCGATATCTACTACCAACGAGCAAATGGACTGTGCGATCGAGACTCTAAACGAAATGCGAGCCTAGAAATGG TACAGTATTTACTGATTCTAGGCCAATATCTCCAGGGAACCCAAAAGTCCGTACAGGCTTGGACTACACATGGACTAGCTATTTCGGCGGCTTATCAACTGGGACTACATTCACCTGACGCGAACCAAGGATTTTCGCCTTTAGAATGTGAGATTCGTAAGCGAACCTGGTATGGGTGTATTCTTCTTGATCG TACCCTGAGCATGACATTTGGTCGCCCTTGTACAATTCCTGAATCGTACATAAAGCTTGATATGCCCCTTAGCGACATGCAAATGCTTGGGCCATCTTTGGAGATGGAGCCATGCCCTCAGCTCGACGGCGCTTTCTTTACGGCTGCCATGTAA
- a CDS encoding uncharacterized protein (antiSMASH:Cluster_7.8), translating to MAAQKEKVVIVGSGWGGYRLGYGIDHTKYDITLISPENTSAVTPLLASAACGLFDPRLAHEPLRRRDFHAKYIKALVVDIDFDAQTLICQPAFDELKDERFHVSYDKVILVPGCRSNTFGIPGVTEHAIFVKNVANANTVRSRLNDLLEMASLPETSEDRQRQLLHVAIVGGGPTGIEMAAELTDLFDGDANVLFPHLKGKASVSVYDVAPNILAPFDQKLAEYATSALRTGKVNIKTNAHIVKVTVNTIETQEDGATGYGMLIWATGNKSVPLVDKLNLRKTEKGLIRILTDDHLNAFSPDGSVLQNVFAMGDAGDIEGGTLPTTAEVAIQKADYIINVLNRNQKSPFEYKQRSLVTYTGRWDGVVQGKREYTGYGAWLSWRSGNFFWTRSWRRKILMCYAWFMDWLDGREIIRN from the coding sequence ATGGCTGCGCAGAAGGAGAAAGTCGTTATTGTTGGAAGTGGCTGGGGTGGCTATCGCCTGGGCTACGGTATCGACCACACAAAGTACGACATCACCTTAATCTCACCAGAGAATACTTCCGCCGTAACTCCTCTATTGGCCAGCGCTGCTTGCGGACTGTTTGACCCTCGATTGGCGCATGAGCCTCTCCGGCGAAGGGATTTCCATGCAAAGTATATCAAGGCTTTGGTCGTCGACATCGATTTTGACGCACAAACTCTCATCTGTCAACCAGCATTCGATGAGCTAAAAGATGAGCGTTTTCATGTCAGCTATGACAAGGTTATCCTAGTACCAGGGTGCCGTAGCAACACCTTTGGTATCCCCGGCGTGACGGAGCATGCCATCTTTGTGAAGAATGTTGCCAACGCGAATACTGTTCGAAGCCGGTTGAACGACCTTCTTGAGATGGCCTCGCTGCCAGAAACATCGGAGGACCGCCAGAGGCAACTGTTGCATGTTGCCATTGTTGGCGGCGGTCCCACTGGTATCGAGATGGCGGCCGAGCTAACGGATTTGTTTGACGGAGACGCCAATGTCCTGTTTCCACACTTGAAGGGCAAGGCGTCTGTCTCTGTTTACGACGTAGCCCCGAATATTCTGGCACCATTCGATCAAAAACTAGCAGAGTATGCGACCAGTGCCCTGAGAACTGGCAAAGTAAACATTAAAACCAATGCGCACATTGTCAAAGTTACCGTGAACACGATTGAAACTCAGGAAGATGGCGCTACCGGCTACGGTATGCTCATCTGGGCCACGGGAAACAAGTCAGTTCCTCTAGTCGACAAATTGAACCTTCGTAAGACGGAGAAAGGATTGATACGCATTTTGACGGATGACCATCTCAATGCCTTCTCACCAGATGGTAGTGTCTTGCAGAATGTATTTGCAATGGGAGACGCCGGAGATATCGAAGGCGGCACTCTACCAACAACCGCCGAAGTTGCGATTCAAAAAGCAGATTATATTATCAATGTGCTGAATAGGAATCAAAAGTCCCCCTTTGAATACAAGCAGCGCTCTCTAGTCACATACACAGGAAGATGGGATGGTGTTGTCCAAGGGAAACGTGAATATACGGGCTATGGAGCGTGGCTGAGTTGGAGATCTGGCAATTTCTTTTGGACGCGGTCATGGCGGAGGAAAATCTTGATGTGCTATGCATGGTTTATGGACTGGTTGGATGGAAGGGAGATTATCCGCAATTAG
- a CDS encoding putative NRPS-like protein biosynthetic cluster, variant 2 (antiSMASH:Cluster_7.8~SMCOG1002:AMP-dependent synthetase and ligase): protein MLQSDVILLPSPGADAPAVIVPPTEGAAGDGLQISYQRLGDLVIRAQESLAQLGVAAGARVAVALPNGVDFVVLFLALIRQRAVVSPLNPDAKFNEQAEMLERIQPSWTIISQNAVQSPVVEASTAQHIAVAEFVWGEAGQQLLLRRITQLNALPSSPAALVAPHEVCPNDLVLLHYTSGTTGLPKAVGLTHATILASVRILIKAHDLRPTDRTVIVAPFFHVGGTCSSLLCTLASGGCIILPRSLSGKFWHHFSEFGATWYHAVPTMHRLLLSFPRPDKAVPIRFVRSGGSGISGSLIAQLERDLCCPVLEGYGMTETVQAVFCNRIGSAHRQAGHYPVPEEMEVKIRVPDGESFQLIDQPDRTGEICIRGPCVISGYLGDPDASLEAFHDGYFRTGDLGTLHRDGRLQVTGRIKEMINKGGEKISPLEIEKILLAHEAIQQVACFKVPDDAYGEDIGKFPWRSLYPSS from the coding sequence ATGCTGCAATCTGACGTGATCTTGCTGCCCTCTCCAGGCGCCGACGCTCCTGCGGTCATCGTGCCGCCCACCGAGGGAGCGGCCGGCGATGGCCTGCAGATATCTTACCAAAGACTTGGGGATCTCGTCATCCGCGCGCAAGAGTCACTTGCACAGCTGGGCGTTGCGGCCGGGGCCCGCGTGGCCGTTGCGCTTCCCAACGGCGTCGACTTCGTCGTCTTGTTTCTGGCTCTCATCCGCCAGCGAGCCGTCGTCTCGCCGCTCAATCCAGATGCCAAGTTCAACGAGCAGGCAGAGATGCTTGAACGCATCCAGCCATCCTGGACCATCATCTCGCAGAATGCCGTGCAGAGCCCCGTCGTCGAGGCGTCCACGGCCCAGCACATCGCCGTGGCCGAGTTCGTCTGGGGAGAGGCCGGCCAGCAATTGCTCCTGCGGCGCATCACGCAGCTGAATGCCCTCCCCTCGTCGCCTGCAGCCCTCGTCGCTCCCCACGAGGTCTGTCCAAACGACCTTGTGCTCCTCCATTACACCAGTGGCACCACCGGGCTGCCCAAAGCCGTCGGCCTGACTCATGCAACGATCCTCGCTTCGGTGCGCATTCTGATCAAGGCACACGATTTACGTCCGACAGATCGTACTGTCATCGTCGCGCCATTCTTCCATGTCGGGGGTACGTGTTCTTCGCTGCTCTGCACCCTCGCCTCCGGTGGCTGCATCATCCTCCCTCGCTCATTGTCTGGCAAGTTTTGGCACCACTTCAGCGAGTTTGGCGCAACCTGGTACCACGCCGTGCCCACCATGCACCGGTTGCTGCTCTCCTTCCCGCGTCCGGACAAGGCAGTTCCTATCCGATTTGTGAGGTCcggtggcagcggcatctCTGGAAGTCTGATTGCCCAGCTGGAGCGAGACCTATGCTGCCCGGTTCTGGAGGGATATGGCATGACGGAAACCGTCCAAGCGGTGTTCTGCAACCGGATTGGCAGCGCACATCGCCAGGCTGGCCACTATCCGGTGCCTGAGGAGATGGAAGTGAAGATTCGGGTTCCGGATGGAGAGTCGTTCCAACTCATTGATCAGCCGGACCGCACCGGAGAGATCTGCATTCGCGGCCCCTGCGTGATCTCGGGCTACCTTGGTGACCCGGATGCCAGCCTCGAGGCCTTCCATGATGGCTACTTCCGTACGGGGGATCTAGGCACGCTGCACAGGGATGGCCGGTTGCAAGTCACCGGCCGGATCAAGGAGATGATCAACAAAGGTGGCGAGAAGATCAGTCCCCTGGAAATTGAAAAGATTCTTCTCGCCCATGAGGCGATCCAGCAAGTCGCATGTTTCAAGGTGCCCGACGACGCGTATGGAGAAGATATCGGCAAGTTCCCTTGGCGTTCCCTTTACCCATCGTCCTAG
- a CDS encoding uncharacterized protein (EggNog:ENOG41~antiSMASH:Cluster_7.8), with protein MGSFGTSLPGLAGNVPVATLPTINYRLLLNCDEAEMAKLLSVSIREGFFYLDLEDEDVSQTTCGYIDQIYNFMRTWFNQDLEIKLQDLQSNYTDGYKATGFFAGPYDGTRDAYESLKVSHKGIKAPEASVPAAIQSERALFEAYLTRANSIARQLLSALSTASGLPPAERFENFHQTSEDSNSVLVLLRYPYVPPAEQSKTVGHNKHTDIGSITVLFTDQWGLQVMAADSQQWQWVAPRRNCAIINVGDSLRFLSQKKLKSCLHRVVPVDGQTSDRYTIAYFLRPDNRVSFIDSNGAHVTAQHWHDVKYEVFRATQEEQRRDTILTGG; from the exons ATGGGCTCATTCGGGACATCTCTCCCTGGCCTTGCGGGCAATGTCCCCGTTGCCACGCTCCCAACAATCAATTACCGGCTGCTGTTGAATTGTGATGAAGCTGAGATGGCAAAACTCCTGTCTGTTTCGATCCGTGAAGGCTTCTTTTATCTCGAcctggaagatgaagacgtaTCGCAAACTACATGCGGCTACATTGATCAAATATACAACTTCATGCGCACATGGTTCAACCAGGACTTGGAGATTAAGCTGCAGGACCTGCAATCCAATTACACAGATGG GTATAAGGCGACCGGTTTCTTTGCCGGGCCCTACGATGGCACTCGTGACGCGTACGAAAGCCTCAAG GTTTCCCACAAGGGTATCAAGGCACCTGAAGCATCTGTACCCGCCGCCATTCAGTCTGAGCGAGCCCTCTTCGAGGCTTATCTCACACGAGCAAACAGCATCGCCCGGCAGCTGCTGAGCGCGCTCTCGACGGCGAGCGGCCTCCCGCCCGCAGAGCGCTTCGAAAACTTCCACCAAACAAGCGAAGACTCCAACTCGGTGCTGGTACTCCTACGCTACCCATACGTGCCGCCCGCAGAGCAATCCAAAACCGTCGGCCACAACAAGCACACCGACATTGGCAGCATCACTGTCCTCTTCACCGACCAGTGGGGCCTGCAGGTGATGGCGGCGGACTCGCAGCAATGGCAGTGGGTGGCGCCGCGCCGCAACtgcgccatcatcaacgtTGGCGACTCCTTGCGTTTTCTGTcgcagaagaagctcaagtcTTGCCTCCACCGCGTGGTTCCCGTTGACGGGCAGACTAGCGATCGGTATACAATCGCGTATTTCTTGCGGCCGGACAACCGCGTGTCGTTTATTGATAGCAATGGGGCACATGTTACTGCCCAGCACTGGCATGATGTCAAGTATGAGGTGTTTCGGGCTACgcaggaggagcagcgtCGGGATACGATTCTCACGGGGGGCTAG
- a CDS encoding uncharacterized protein (antiSMASH:Cluster_7.8~TransMembrane:1 (o6-24i)~SMCOG1087:hypothetical protein) encodes MAIQKFHVGIIGAGIGGLAAAIALRRAGVEVTLLEGAAKLGEIGAGIQMTPNVSVLLQRWGVDKVIGNNLVQIEELNMRRKDGIKVGYTNIPVLEKTLGRPWWLVHRAHLHEGLVEVAEQLGAVIHIDSRVVEIEYTSEDRVTAKTAKGDSHRFDLCIGADGVNSIVRQALFPDVVPECPTTNCAYRAIVPYDLIRQDPIAKEIVDKLTMEVWMAPDAYVITYPISGGDVFNMVLSHHPPKKLQVTQHDVPIQELQFEYKDFDPRIKRIIDMVPQTSRWPLLVTGPLESWSSPKKNVVLMGDAAHSMVNHMAQGAATAMEDGAFLGKCIGAVAQGKLTLSEAIKIFETERMPKAYMKQQVSFINGAIWHLPDGPQSRQRDIAMSTEMEGKYFIRSSNLYGDPQTVLEVYGYDAEGHAEESLSRVLNGGKDAVDAETGVLRITENKYMGWFTNEAPKQKQAAP; translated from the exons GAATCGGCGGCCTGGCGGCTGCCATTGCCCTTCGTCGAGCCGGCGTTGAAGTTACTCTACTAGAAGGAGCCGCGAAGTTAGGAGAA ATTGGCGCTGGCATCCAAATGACCCCCAATGTGTCTGTCCTCCTTCAAAGATGGGGAGTCGACAAAGTGATTGGAAACAACCTAGTTCAGATCGAAGAACTTAACATGCGTCGTAAAGATGGCATAAAAGTTGGATATACCAACATCCCCGTTCTGGAGAAAACATTGGGACGACCTTGGTGGCTTGTCCATCGCGCTCACCTCCATGAAGGTCTAGTGGAGGTAGCAGAGCAACTGGGTGCAGTGATCCATATTGACTCTCGGGTTGTCGAAATTGAGTATACCTCTGAGGACAGAGTAACAGCAAAGACAGCCAAGGGCGACTCACATAGATTCGACTTGTGCATCGGTGCTGATGGGGTCAACAGCATTGTGCGTCAAGCACTCTTTCCTGATGTCGTCCCGGAGTGCCCAACGACCAATTGTGCATACAGGGCAATTGTGCCATATGATCTCATTCGTCAAGATCCAATTGCGAAGGAGATTGTCGATAAGCTGACCATGGAAGTCTGGATGGCTCCAGACGCTTATGTTATTACGTATCCCATCAGTGGTGGCGATGTCTTCAACATGGTACTGTCGCACCATCCGCCTAAGAAGCTCCAGGTCACTCAACACGACGTCCCAATCCAAGAATTGCAATTCGAGTACAAAGATTTTGATCCAAGAATCAAGAGAATCATTGATATGGTCCCACAGACA TCTCGCTGGCCTTTGCTGGTGACTGGGCCCTTGGAATCATGGTCTTCACCTAAGAAGAACGTAGTTTTGATGGGTGACGCCGCCCACTCAATGGTCAACCACATGGCACAAGGAGCTGCCACAGCCATGGAAGACGGTGCCTTTTTGGGCAAGTGTATCGGCGCAGTTGCGCAAGGCAAGCTCACCTTGAGTGAGGCTATCAAGATTTTCGAAACCGAGCGCATGCCAAAGGCATACATGAAGCAACAGGTTTCATTCATCAATGGCGCAATTTGGCATTTGCCGGATGGCCCGCAGAGCCGACAGCGTGACATTGCCATGTCCACTGAGATGGAGGGCAAGTACTTTATTCGAAGCAGCAACCTTTATGGAGACCCGCAGACTGTCTTGGAGGTGTATGGATATGATGCCGAGGGTCACGCTGAGGAATCGCTGAGCCGTGTGTTGAATGGAGGAAAAGACGCCGTCGACGCTGAGACCGGTGTTCTACGCATTACGGAAAATAAGTATATGGGATGGTTCACGAATGAAGCTCCGAAACAGAAGCAAGCGGCGCCTTGA
- a CDS encoding uncharacterized protein (EggNog:ENOG41~antiSMASH:Cluster_7.8~TransMembrane:2 (o12-29i41-60o)) gives MSLNSVESCVESAISIISIVHCITLSSSWRRELLGAWNYSLYYTFNAALVIFASLMIISASKEPLNDTSVGIKVNHSRPYIENAIEALRRLDSGNRVIERCVEYLSQLSLILNAMDRNESNPSNSRILNFPVEHSSDIFQSSGLESYMDLGEFMVDGDFDFLADFLVTQNGKHQT, from the exons ATGAGTCTTAACAGTGTTGAATCCTGCGTTGAATCCGCTATTTCTATCATCTCGATAGTTCATTGTATAACTTTATCCAGTAGCTGGCGACGTGAATTGCTAGGCGCATGGAACTATTCTCTTTATTACA CATTTAATGCGGCGCTTGTTATATTTGCGTCTCTCATGATAATATCAGCGTCCAAAGAGCCCCTCAATGATACGTCCGTGGGGATAAAGGTTAATCACTCACGTCCCTATATAGAAAACGCCATTGAAGCGCTACGGCGGCTTGATTCTGGAAACAGAGTAATTGAACGCTGTGTGGAGTACCTTTCACagctttctttaatattgAATGCAATGG ACCGAAATGAGTCAAATCCAAGTAATAGTAGGATTCTAAACTTTCCAGTGGAACACTCTTCAGATATTTTCCAGTCTAGTGGACTGGAATCTTATATGGATTTGGGGGAATTCATGGTGGACGGAGATTTTGATTTCTTAGCCGACTTTTTGGTTACGCAGAATGGAAAGCATCAAACATAG
- a CDS encoding putative NRPS-like protein biosynthetic cluster (EggNog:ENOG41~antiSMASH:Cluster_7.8~SMCOG1127:condensation domain-containing protein) produces the protein MEEQLRQIWADVLFLEPDEIETDDNLFECKTPPALQMTRLKAFSRLIPARSRGDSIKAIRIIGRAADHGLYFDIATLYANPTIGSLAAVVDGPEASSSRQKIGICKGISASDDLLQRVRLRIEDLGIPQSQAVRAAKLREDQVEFVEMTAKGAIGASSAFIYEVHGIDVVGKLQQAIEALTAKNPVLRTTFVDLDGTYYQVLLAEARPKLLVQSGRVQQFTQEASMRVLAAGDATAHYALVDDGGTSFLVFSIFHGFFDGFSRALVEQDLVAALESPDSFAQQAERPWYGDFARRLDAELDDASARAFWRQYLEGAHVATIHRGPPGAPRRFDQSLYETVAADVLKGGQIHLASAITAAWALALMRRSGATDIAFTILTLGRLYPYEGIDRLPGLLVKDRPFRLRVQDRAATVESVLRAVQQDLVSAGEFEHSTPFRDRDRRPLLQSYVNIKLGASAMEPTRVDGLTLAPRRDLERWESESQYAVYLEMKPLAGANRFEMRYHSALIGDAQAAALLRDFVELLRRLGSCGGSIAVATLLESVGSQQPMDLRQ, from the exons ATGGAAGAGCAGTTGCGTCAGATCTGGGCCGatgtcctcttcctcgagccCGACGAGATCGAGACGGACGATAATCTGTTTGAATGTAAGACACCGCCAGCCTTGCAGATGACAAGATTGAAAGCATTCTCACGTCTAATACCGGCACGCAGTAGGGGAGACTCG ATTAAAGCAATTCGAATCATAGGTCGGGCCGCCGATCATGGGCTGTACTTTGACATTGCAACGCTATATGCTA ATCCGACCATTGGCAGCCTGGCTGCTGTCGTTGATGGGCCTGaggcgagcagcagccgtCAGAAGATTGGCATCTGCAAGGGCATATCAGCCAGCGATGATCTCTTGCAGCGTGTCCGGCTCAGGATCGAGGATCTGGGCATCCCACAATCCCAGGCCGTACGCGCCGCAAAGCTACGAGAGGATCAAG TCGAATTCGTCGAGATGACGGCCAAAGGTGCCATCGGAGCGTCATCTGCCTTCATCTACGAGGTACACGGGATAGATGTCGTTGGCAAGTTGCAGCAGGCCATTGAAGCGTTGACGGCGAAGAATCCGGTCCTGCGCACAACCTTTGTCGACCTCGACGGCACGTACTACCAGGTGCTCCTGGCCGAGGCCCGCCCCAAGCTGCTTGTGCAATCCGGCCGGGTGCAGCAGTTCACGCAGGAAGCCAGCATGAGAGTGCTCGCCGCAGGAGACGCAACGGCGCACTACGCACTGGTCGACGACGGCGGGACcagcttcctcgtcttctccatcttccacGGCTTCTTCGACGGCTTCTCGCGGGCCCTCGTCGAGCAGGATCTGGTGGCCGCCCTCGAGAGCCCGGACAGCTTCGCGCAGCAGGCCGAGCGGCCGTGGTACGGCGACTTTGCGAGGCGCCTGGACGCCGAGCTGGACGATGCCAGCGCCAGGGCCTTCTGGCGGCAGTATCTCGAGGGCGCCCACGTCGCGACCATCCATCGCGGCCCGCCGGGAGCCCCCAGACGGTTCGACCAGTCGCTGTACGAGACCGTGGCCGCGGATGTGCTCAAGGGCGGCCAGATCCACCTGGCCTCCGCCATCACGGCGGCCTGggcgctggcgctgatgCGCCGCTCGGGAGCCACCGACATTGCCTTCACGATCCTGACGCTGGGCCGGCTGTACCCGTACGAGGGCATCGACCGCCTGCCCGGCCTGCTGGTCAAGGACCGCCCGTTCCGGCTCCGGGTCCAGGACCGCGCGGCGACGGTCGAGTCGGTGCTGCGCGCGGTGCAGCAGGACCTCGTGTCTGCGGGCGAGTTCGAGCACAGCACGCCGTTCCGCGACCGCGATCGCCGGCCGCTGCTGCAGTCGTACGTCAACATCAAGCTCGGCGCGTCGGCCATGGAGCCCACCCGCGTCGACGGGCTCACGCTCGCCCCCCGGCGCGACCTCGAGCGCTGGGAGAGCGAGTCGCAGTACGCCGTCTATCTGGAGATGAAGCCGCTGGCCGGGGCCAACCGCTTCGAGATGCGTTACCATTCGGCGCTCATTGGCGACGCccaggcggcggcgctgctccGCGACTTTGTCGAGCTGCTGAGGCGTCTCGGGTCCTGCGGCGGCTCCATCGCAGTGGCGACGCTGCTCGAGTCTGTTGGAAGCCAGCAACCGATGGATCTGCGCCAATAG
- a CDS encoding putative NRPS-like protein biosynthetic cluster (antiSMASH:Cluster_7.8~SMCOG1002:AMP-dependent synthetase and ligase), which yields MLQSDVILLPSPGADAPAVIVPPTEGAAGDGLQISYQRLGDLVIRAQESLAQLGVAAGARVAVALPNGVDFVVLFLALIRQRAVVSPLNPDAKFNEQAEMLERIQPSWTIISQNAVQSPVVEASTAQHIAVAEFVWGEAGQQLLLRRITQLNALPSSPAALVAPHEVCPNDLVLLHYTSGTTGLPKAVGLTHATILASVRILIKAHDLRPTDRTVIVAPFFHVGGTCSSLLCTLASGGCIILPRSLSGKFWHHFSEFGATWYHAVPTMHRLLLSFPRPDKAVPIRFVRSGGSGISGSLIAQLERDLCCPVLEGYGMTETVQAVFCNRIGSAHRQAGHYPVPEEMEVKIRVPDGESFQLIDQPDRTGEICIRGPCVISGYLGDPDASLEAFHDGYFRTGDLGTLHRDGRLQVTGRIKEMINKGGEKISPLEIEKILLAHEAIQQVACFKVPDDAYGEDIGVAVMLKPEHNLKPVDIKRFVRQESVNFKVPKIVAFVDSIPTNRSGKYMRSSLAEKFGTVAAPRTATVA from the exons ATGCTGCAATCTGACGTGATCTTGCTGCCCTCTCCAGGCGCCGACGCTCCTGCGGTCATCGTGCCGCCCACCGAGGGAGCGGCCGGCGATGGCCTGCAGATATCTTACCAAAGACTTGGGGATCTCGTCATCCGCGCGCAAGAGTCACTTGCACAGCTGGGCGTTGCGGCCGGGGCCCGCGTGGCCGTTGCGCTTCCCAACGGCGTCGACTTCGTCGTCTTGTTTCTGGCTCTCATCCGCCAGCGAGCCGTCGTCTCGCCGCTCAATCCAGATGCCAAGTTCAACGAGCAGGCAGAGATGCTTGAACGCATCCAGCCATCCTGGACCATCATCTCGCAGAATGCCGTGCAGAGCCCCGTCGTCGAGGCGTCCACGGCCCAGCACATCGCCGTGGCCGAGTTCGTCTGGGGAGAGGCCGGCCAGCAATTGCTCCTGCGGCGCATCACGCAGCTGAATGCCCTCCCCTCGTCGCCTGCAGCCCTCGTCGCTCCCCACGAGGTCTGTCCAAACGACCTTGTGCTCCTCCATTACACCAGTGGCACCACCGGGCTGCCCAAAGCCGTCGGCCTGACTCATGCAACGATCCTCGCTTCGGTGCGCATTCTGATCAAGGCACACGATTTACGTCCGACAGATCGTACTGTCATCGTCGCGCCATTCTTCCATGTCGGGGGTACGTGTTCTTCGCTGCTCTGCACCCTCGCCTCCGGTGGCTGCATCATCCTCCCTCGCTCATTGTCTGGCAAGTTTTGGCACCACTTCAGCGAGTTTGGCGCAACCTGGTACCACGCCGTGCCCACCATGCACCGGTTGCTGCTCTCCTTCCCGCGTCCGGACAAGGCAGTTCCTATCCGATTTGTGAGGTCcggtggcagcggcatctCTGGAAGTCTGATTGCCCAGCTGGAGCGAGACCTATGCTGCCCGGTTCTGGAGGGATATGGCATGACGGAAACCGTCCAAGCGGTGTTCTGCAACCGGATTGGCAGCGCACATCGCCAGGCTGGCCACTATCCGGTGCCTGAGGAGATGGAAGTGAAGATTCGGGTTCCGGATGGAGAGTCGTTCCAACTCATTGATCAGCCGGACCGCACCGGAGAGATCTGCATTCGCGGCCCCTGCGTGATCTCGGGCTACCTTGGTGACCCGGATGCCAGCCTCGAGGCCTTCCATGATGGCTACTTCCGTACGGGGGATCTAGGCACGCTGCACAGGGATGGCCGGTTGCAAGTCACCGGCCGGATCAAGGAGATGATCAACAAAGGTGGCGAGAAGATCAGTCCCCTGGAAATTGAAAAGATTCTTCTCGCCCATGAGGCGATCCAGCAAGTCGCATGTTTCAAGGTGCCCGACGACGCGTATGGAGAAGATATCG GAGTTGCCGTTATGCTTAAACCAGAGCATAATCTGAAGCCCGTGGATATAAAACGTTTTGTCCGGCAAGAATCGGTCAATTTCAAGGTTCCAAAGATA GTTGCTTTTGTTGACTCGATTCCGACAAACCGATCTGGCAAGTACATGCGCTCATCGCTGGCGGAAAAGTTTGGGACGGTGGCCGCACCGAGGACGGCGACAGTTGCCTAG